The following are from one region of the Spodoptera frugiperda isolate SF20-4 chromosome 20, AGI-APGP_CSIRO_Sfru_2.0, whole genome shotgun sequence genome:
- the LOC118282431 gene encoding cytochrome P450 4d2-like translates to MIWQLFVGVVIIYGLVLRWQARHRIRFAKLYKNDIKAAPILGHSVHFIKCKNNTDRWKVLEKFGREAVKQGGMTIGWNLHRLYFIVADPVVAECVMKHCLDKDDSMKLTLALIGNGSSVADVPIWRPRRKILVATFSQKNLLAFTDIFAKNSEIMVQQLQKVAGTGSISISEYIMAYAMDSVRETSLGLNANSQLNPNQDLIKAFAGSCTLIADRIMKPWLHFEPLYKLTSHHAKYMEYVDTVLGYIMEMIQAKRKELALKKFNKKDDEDKDRIKSFLELMIESSGGDKGYTDKELLEEIMVIFTAGTDTSTLASSFASMLLARHPEVQEKVYQECKDVFGDSNLPVTAEDLSKLKYMGAVIKETLRLYPPGPILLRKVDNDVVLPSGDILPKGTGIFVSIFAANRNPRYWGDDADEFRPERFIDTQLKHPAAFLSFSYGPRNCLGYRYAMLSMKSVLSNIVRRFRILPVSQSELGKPLDINYDIMLRSADDYKVVLEPRV, encoded by the exons atgatcTGGCAATTATTTGTGGGTGTGGTGATAATATATGGTTTAGTGCTCCGTTGGCAAGCAAGACACAGGATAAGATTTGCTAAGTTATACAAAAATGACATAAAAGCCGCGCCCATACTCGGACATTCAGTACATTTTATCAAGTGTAAAAATAATACAG ATCGATGGAAAGTTCTGGAAAAATTTGGTCGAGAAGCGGTGAAGCAAGGCGGTATGACAATAGGGTGGAATCTACACAGACTGTACTTTA TCGTTGCCGATCCAGTAGTAGCAGAATGTGTTATGAAACATTGCCTGGACAAAGATGACTCAATGAAATTGACGCTAGCACTGATTGGAAACGGTAGCAGTGTTGCTGATG tgCCAATCTGGCGGCCTCGTCGCAAGATCCTGGTAGCAACGTTCAGCCAGAAGAATTTGCTGGCATTCACCGATATATTCGCTAAAAACAGTGAGATTATGGTACAACAGCTCCAAAAAGTGGCAGGAACTGGAAGCATATCTATATCGGAATATATTATGGCTTACGCCATGGATTCTGTTCGTG AAACTTCATTGGGTTTGAATGCCAATTCACAACTGAATCCGAACCAGGATCTGATTAAAGCATTTGCGGGCAGTTGCACTCTGATAGCAGACCGCATCATGAAGCCGTGGCTGCACTTCGAGCCTCTATACAAACTGACATCACACCACGCTAAATATATGGAGTATGTGGATACTGTCCTAGGGTACATAATGgag ATGATTCAAGCTAAACGCAAGGAACTTGCTCTAAAGAAATTTAATAAGAAAGATGACGAAG ACAAAGACCGCATCAAAAGCTTCCTGGAGCTCATGATAGAATCCTCAGGAGGAGACAAGGGGTACACAGACAAAGAGCTCCTAGAAGAAATAATGGTAATCTTCACAGCGGGTACGGATACCTCGACCCTTGCTTCCTCATTCGCCAGCATGTTGCTAGCAAGACACCCTGAAGTTCAAGAGAAAGTCTACCAAGA GTGCAAAGATGTATTTGGAGACTCAAACCTGCCAGTAACAGCTGAAGACCTGAGTAAACTGAAGTATATGGGTGCAGTCATTAAGGAGACTCTGCGATTATATCCCCCAGGACCAATTCTTTTGAGAAAAGTTGACAATGACGTCGTTCTTc CATCAGGAGATATTTTACCAAAGGGCACGGGTATCTTCGTGTCAATATTCGCTGCTAACCGCAACCCTCGCTACTGGGGAGATGATGCTGACGAGTTCCGACCTGAACGGTTCATTGACACGCAACTTAAGCATCCAGCTGCCTTCTTATCATTCAGCTATGGACCTCGGAATTGTCTTG gaTATCGTTACGCAATGCTATCAATGAAGTCCGTCCTGTCAAATATTGTTCGTCGGTTCCGAATACTACCAGTCTCCCAGTCTGAGTTAGGAAAACCACTGGATATCAATTATGACATCATGCTGAGATCTGCTGATGACTACAAAGTAGTACTGGAACCAAGGGTGTGA
- the LOC118282314 gene encoding uncharacterized protein LOC118282314, with amino-acid sequence MQCFICVTYMIILCSANPTKTREIATTHEKRSLFHDVIESLRIHSQLPEEINQNDENNLSQNFVRYDNEPAHLPSDAEYIPRRNDRIEMPSMKYRFPKSIDTNTSEVKSREEVVVFIDTNRHKATTSKPKKDKRPRPPFNKNKNPNKNKENEDNVNEEGDDDADTDDFTPLTNTMAGQSQIGNRESQTVLKPTVIVNIRGTVTHRDSDIRIEGREEKVNRTEPYQNIFNINQEIKIEKEGNKKKPTNVKQEIKLVPDKENAKIEDDMMMCETATWKPDKSQETRKFDSVLQILFSI; translated from the coding sequence atGCAGTGCTTCATCTGCGTCACGTATATGATAATTTTATGCAGCGCAAATCCAACGAAAACTCGAGAAATTGCAACAACCCACGAGAAACGTTCCCTATTCCATGACGTCATAGAATCTCTAAGAATCCATTCTCAACTTCCTGAGGAGATAAATCAAAACGATGAAAACAATTTGTCTCAAAATTTTGTACGATATGACAACGAACCAGCGCATTTGCCAAGCGATGCTGAATACATTCCGAGACGAAATGATAGAATCGAGATGCCATCAATGAAGTATCGATTCCCAAAAAGTATTGATACTAACACGAGTGAGGTGAAGTCTCGAGAAGAAGTTGTTGTGTTCATAGACACAAACAGACATAAAGCAACAACCTCAAAACCAAAAAAGGATAAACGTCCACGCCCaccgtttaataaaaacaaaaatccaaATAAGAATAAAGAAAATGAGGACAATGTAAATGAAGAAGGTGATGATGACGCTGACACTGATGATTTTACACCATTAACCAACACAATGGCAGGACAAAGCCAAATTGGTAATAGGGAATCACAAACAGTTCTGAAACCAACAGTCATCGTGAACATTCGAGGTACCGTCACTCATAGAGACAGTGATATTAGAATTGAAGGAAGAGAAGAAAAAGTAAACAGAACTGAACCTTAccaaaacattttcaacataAACCAAGAAATCAAAATAGAAAAAGAGGGGAACAAGAAAAAGCCTACAAATGTAAAGCAGGAAATTAAATTGGTTCCCGATAAAGAAAACGCTAAAATAGAAGATGATATGATGATGTGTGAGACTGCTACTTGGAAACCAGACAAGAGTCAGGAGACCCGTAAATTCGACAGTGTGCTGCAAATCCTGTTTTctatttag